From a single Carassius gibelio isolate Cgi1373 ecotype wild population from Czech Republic chromosome A18, carGib1.2-hapl.c, whole genome shotgun sequence genomic region:
- the LOC127934460 gene encoding cytochrome P450 1A1 produces the protein MPLTVLPILGPISVSESLVAIITICVVYLLMRLMRTKIPEGLQKLPGPKPLPIIGNVLEVGNNPHLSLTAMSKFYGPVFQIQIGMRPVVVLSGNDVIRQALLKQGEEFAGRPDLHSSKFISDGKSLAFSTDQVGVWRARRKLALSALRTFSTVQAKSSEYSCALEEHISKEGLYLIERLHSVMKADGSFDPFRHIVVSVANVICGICFGQRYSHDDDELVSLVNLSDEFGKIVGSGNPADFIPFLRILPSTMMKKFVAINARFSKLMKKMVNDHYDTFNKDNIRDITDSLINHCEDRKLDENSNVQVSDEKIVGIVNDLFGAGFDTISTALSWGVVYLVAYPEIQERLQRELREKIGMDRTPRLSDRTDLPLLEAFILEIFRHSSFLPFTIPHCTSKDTSLNGYFIPKDTCVFVNQWQVNHDPELWKDPSSFNLDRFLTADGTELNKIEGEKVLVFGLGKRRCIGESIGRAEVFLFMAILLQRLKFSGMPGEMLDMTPEYGLTMKHKRCMLRVTPQPGFELPGTAA, from the exons ATGCCTCTTACAGTTCTTCCCATTTTGGGCCCGATTTCTGTGTCTGAGAGCCTGGTGGCCATCATCACGATATGTGTGGTGTATCTCCTCATGCGCCTCATGCGTACTAAGATCCCAGAAGGGCTCCAGAAGCTGCCGGGACCGAAGCCTCTTCCCATCATCGGAAATGTCCTGGAAGTGGGAAACAACCCACATCTGAGCCTGACCGCTATGAGTAAGTTCTACGGCCCTGTCTTCCAGATCCAGATCGGGATGCGTCCCGTTGTAGTACTCAGCGGAAACGACGTGATCCGTCAAGCTCTCCTCAAACAAGGCGAGGAGTTCGCCGGACGTCCGGATCTCCACAGCAGCAAGTTCATCAGCGACGGAAAGAGCCTGGCCTTTAGTACGGATCAGGTGGGTGTCTGGCGCGCCCGTCGCAAGCTGGCCCTCAGCGCCCTGCGCACATTTTCCACGGTGCAAGCCAAAAGCTCAGAGTATTCATGTGCCCTTGAGGAGCACATCAGCAAGGAAGGTCTCTATCTGATCGAAAGGCTTCACAGCGTCATGAAGGCCGACGGGAGTTTCGATCCCTTCCGGCACATCGTGGTGTCTGTGGCCAACGTGATCTGCGGGATCTGCTTCGGCCAGCGCTACAGCCACGACGACGACGAGCTGGTGAGCTTGGTCAATTTGAGCGACGAGTTCGGGAAGATCGTGGGAAGCGGCAATCCTGCGGACTTCATCCCTTTCTTGCGTATCCTGCCCAGCACGATGATGAAGAAGTTCGTGGCCATCAACGCTCGCTTCAGCAAGTTGATGAAGAAGATGGTCAATGACCATTACGACACTTTCAACAAG GACAACATCAGAGACATCACCGACTCGCTCATCAACCACTGCGAAGACCGGAAACTGGACGAGAACTCAAACGTGCAAGTGTCCGATGAGAAGATCGTCGGCATCGTCAATGATCTCTTCGGAGCTG GTTTCGACACTATCAGTACGGCTCTGTCTTGGGGTGTCGTCTATCTAGTGGCCTACCCTGAGATCCAGGAGCGACTGCAAAGAGAGCTGA GAGAAAAGATCGGAATGGATCGAACGCCACGTTTGTCAGACAGAACGGACTTGCCACTTCTCGAGGCCTTCATCCTGGAGATCTTCCGCCATTCGTCCTTCCTTCCTTTCACCATTCCTCACTG tacgTCTAAAGACACGTCGCTCAACGGATATTTCATTCCCAAAGACACCTGTGTGTTTGTAAACCAGTGGCAAGTCAACCATGACCC AGAACTGTGGAAGGATCCGTCAAGCTTCAATCTGGACCGATTCCTCACCGCAGACGGTACAGAGCTGAACAAGATTGAAGGAGAGAAGGTGTTGGTTTTTGGGCTTGGGAAGCGGCGCTGCATTGGAGAGTCCATCGGACGTGCCGAGGTCTTCCTGTTCATGGCCATCCTTCTCCAGAGGTTAAAGTTCAGCGGGATGCCGGGAGAAATGCTGGATATGACGCCAGAGTACGGGCTGACCATGAAACACAAGCGCTGTATGCTGCGCGTCACGCCACAACCCGGCTTCGAATTGCCCGGCACTGCGGCCTGA